The sequence TTTGTAATCATCTTCCATAAACGAAACGCCGCGCCCCATAAATGTTTTTGCAATAAGAACGCTTGGTTTTCCTTTTATCTTTTTTGCTGTGTCAACGGCGAACAAAAATTCTTCGATGTTGTTTCCGTCGCACTCGATTACATTCCAACCGAACGCACGCCATTTATCCGCAAGCGGTTCGAGCGTCATTACGTTTTCCGTTCTATCATCAATCTGACAAAAATTTCTATCCACAATCGCAGTGAGATTATCAAGTTTGTAATGCGCCGCCGTCATCATTCCTTCCCACGTTTGTCCTTCATCGAGTTCGCCATCGCCACAGAGAACGAAAACGCGATTCGGCTTTTTATCCATTTGCAAACCAAGTGCGCAACCAACTGCAACCGACATTCCCTGACCAAGCGCACCGGAAGCAATTTCAATTCCGGGAAGTCCGTGTGTTTTTGGCGGCGCGGGATGACCTTGTAAACGTCCGTTGATTTTTCGAAGTGTGTTCAATTCAGAAATTGGAAAAAATCCCGCTCGAGCAAGCGTTGAATACCAAACTGGCGCGAGATGTCCGGCAGAAAGAAAAAAGAAATCTCTTCCCTCCCATTGAGGGTTTTTTGGATTTTGATTGAGGATTTTGAAATACAATGAAGCAAAAATATCAGCCAAACCGAGTGGACCGCCGCTGTGTCCTGATTTAGAAATCATCAACATTTTGATAATATCGCGGCGAATTTGGCGAGCCATTTCTTGAATTTCTTCAAGTAAAAAATTGTGCATAGGGACGCGGAAAATCTTTGAAGTATTATGAAAAAATAACGGTAAAAATTTATGGAAAATAGCAGGAACAAAAAAACGGAAGACTGTCATAACTTATTGATACTTGATGAAATTGATGTACGCAATTAAAAAAAAGCACAAACTTTTTGATATTCACGTAGTGGTTAGAAGATTTTTTGTCTATTTCTGTAGAATTGATAAATTTGTCCCGCTTTTTTAACAAGTCAAGTTCATTCTTTTTTTCCTCCGAATTTTTTAGATCTTAAATGCAAAAAGAAATTCAACAAACGC is a genomic window of Ignavibacteria bacterium containing:
- a CDS encoding transketolase — its product is MHNFLLEEIQEMARQIRRDIIKMLMISKSGHSGGPLGLADIFASLYFKILNQNPKNPQWEGRDFFFLSAGHLAPVWYSTLARAGFFPISELNTLRKINGRLQGHPAPPKTHGLPGIEIASGALGQGMSVAVGCALGLQMDKKPNRVFVLCGDGELDEGQTWEGMMTAAHYKLDNLTAIVDRNFCQIDDRTENVMTLEPLADKWRAFGWNVIECDGNNIEEFLFAVDTAKKIKGKPSVLIAKTFMGRGVSFMEDDYKWHGVPPNDEQGKQALSELPPTKYGDFIMFDWEKEMVGIKS